The Candidatus Methylacidiphilales bacterium genome includes the window CAGGAGTTTTCCTCTTCCACACCCGCTCCACCTCCGTCCGTGCCACCTTGCTGCTGGCCGGATTTTACGTGGGTCGAGGCCGTGCCCTCGGTCGCAAAGAAGAAACCACCCTGGCCGCCACCCGCCCGGGCATGTTGACCCAACCGCTCGGCTTGGACTGGTTGGGCACACTCGAACGATCCTCCCAAGGACAACCCCTTCTGTCGCCGCCCTATCATCGACAACCCATCGATGCCCGCTATCTTTCACGTCTGCGCCAGCACCCGCAGTTCCACCCATGATCAGCGTTGTTCTCCCCGCCTACAACGAAGCGGACCAGCTTCCTCAGACCCTCGGAAGCATCCACCAGGCCTTCCAAGCCCTGGCCCAACCCGTGCCCTATGAAATCGTCGTTTGCGACAACAACTCGACCGACGATACCCGCCAGGTGGCCGAGGCCCATGGTGCCCGGGTTGTCTTCGAACCACACAACCAGATCGCCCGTGCCCGCAACACCGGGGCACGACTGTCCACGGGCGAGTGGCTCATCTTCCTCGATGCCGACACCCGCCTGCCCGCATCCCTGCTGGCGGAAATGTGGGACGGAATTGCCGAAGGACGTTTCCATGGAGGCGGTGCGCCGGTGCGTTTCGACACCGCCCGGCTCCGCCCAGGACCGGCCCTGGTGCTGGCACTCTGGAACACCGTTTCCCGGCTGGCCAAACTGGCCGCGGGTTCCTTCATCTTCTGCCGGCGGGCCGATTGGGAACTCATCGGGGGATTCGACGAAACCTTTTATGCCGGGGAAGAGCTCCAATTCAGCGCCAAAATGAAGAAACACCTGGCCCAAAACCAGAGGAAGTTCGCCATTCTCTCCACTTCCGTGCCGACCTCGGCACGGAAGATCGAATGGAACAGCGACTGGCAACTGCTCCGGCTGATCCCTCTGGCCTTCCAGCCCTCGGCTTGGAAAAAGCGGGAATCCTGCGGCTTTTGGTATCAACGTCCCCCGGTGGAATAAGTCCACCCGGGAATCAGTCCGCCAGGTTACCCGCCCGGCTTCTGCTGTAGCGACACCAAAAAGCAAGACCCAGGAAGGCGGCCTCCAACAATACAAACCCTGCGACCATGGGGAACCCACCGGTGCCGAATCCGTAGCTGTGCAACCCCTTGCCCAGAATGAAGTTCACCCCGTACCAAGCCATGACGACCGATTGGAAGGCCAGAATGCTGCCGACGGCCAGACCGAATCCGCCCCACCATCCGGCGATGCGCCCGTGGAGGATGGCCAGGTAGCACAGGAAAGCGATCAGCGCCCAGGTTTCCTTGGGGTCCCAACCCCAGAACCGCCCCCAGGAGTAGTTCGCCCAGACCCCGCCCAGGATCGTGCCTGTGCCGATGAGGAAAACCCCGATCTGGAGACAACGGTAGATGTACTGGTGCAGTTGCGGTTCGACCTTCCGGCCCAGGATCAACTTGCCGAGGGCGATGTGCGAGACCCCGAGGGCCAGGGCCAGCGGGGCGTAGCTGCTGACAATGGTCAAGACATGCACCACCAGCCAGAAGTTGTGGCGCAGAACTGGAACCAGGGGTTGGATCGATCCGTCAAGAATGGTCGGCTGGGTGTCGGCCAGGATAAGGGAGAGCACCGCCACTGGAAGGGCCCCTAGGAGGAAGTATCGTCCGCGATAAATCAACTCAAAGACGAGCGCAGTGACCACCACAATGTAAGCCACCCAGATGACCGTTTCGTACATATTGGTCACCGGTGGGCGTCCCGAGACCAGCACCCGCAACACCAAGCCGGAGGTTTGCAGCAACATACCCAGTCCGGCCAGAAGCCAGCCCGCGCCATAGCCCAAGTGCCGCCCCCAAGAGGGAGTGGCGACCAGCACCACGAAAGCCAACACATAGACGATCCAGGCCCAGGTCACCGGACGCCCCTTCTTGTACAGCCATTCCAGATGGATGATCCCCGCAGTTGGATAGTGCTCCGGTGATAGGCCGGCCACCCGTGCCTCGAAATCCCGCACCGAAGATTCCCACTGGACCGCATCCGTTCCGTCATAGGCCCGGACCAGGGCCTGGAAGGACTCCATCAGGGGACGGAGGGTTTCCAACGGGTAATGATCCCCGGCATTTTCCAGGGTGGCCCAGGTGCCCTCGCGCTTCTTGGGGTCAGGTATCCAACGGAATGCCGATCCCGAGAGGATTTCCTCCATCAGGTTGATCCGACCCGCCACTTGGTTGGCCGCCTGTTGGTCGCGGGTTAGGGTGGCCTGGGCATTCTTTCTCCGGACAGCCGCCGCCTCCGCGGCCATGCTCGCCAATAATTTATTGGAGGTGAGCTCTTCGAAGGAAAAGTGGCGGCGGTCCAGGTCGTTGCCGGTATAGCCCAATGCCTTCTTCAGCGGGATGTAATCCATCAGGATGACGGGCCGCGATGTCCACCGTTCCGGATGGAGCCAGGCGTCGACCACCACCTGCATGGCCGTCCAACGCCCCCCCTCACCCGCCGGGTCCTCCCAGTGTGTGGACCCGGAAATCGCCCGCCATTGGTCGACGGCGTAGGCAAAAAGCGGCTTTTTCCGCCCTCCGTGCTGGATGGGCATTTCTTCCAGAACGCGCAGTGGCAGTGAGGACGGTAGGGACGGTCGCGCGGAATCCGCCGCAGGGGCGGAAAGGGCCAGGCAGAGCAGGAGGCCGATCGGGGAGAGGATGTTTGTTTTCATGGGGAGGTGGTGGATTCCGGAGCGGAAGCGTTTGTCGGGGGAGTTCGGGGATTTCGTGGCTTGAGATAGAACATGGCAAAAATGCCACCGCAAATCAGGAGCGATCCGATCCACTTCAGCGACCATCCGGGATCATGCAAAACTTGGAGGGTGGTGGTGTCGAGCTGGTCCGGATCCCAGCCGGCCTGGGAAAACTTGTGGTTCCATCCGGTCAAGGCCCCCCACCACCCCGGGGGATAACTGGCCGGGGTGTTCATCTCCACCCGCGCCCTCACCGGTTGCGGCGAGGCCAGCCCATCAAAGCGGACATCGCTGATGAAATTCGACGGTGTATCGGTTCCCTCATCGCGAGGCACGGTGAAGTCTTCAAGGGAAACCGTGAAGTCCAGCCGGCGTGTTTTCAACCCGAATCCGACCCGCACGGCTTGGTCTCCATTCTCCAGCACCTTGGAAGTGCCGGAAGGAATCCAAACCGCCGTTCCTTTGCTCCCATTCGCATGGACCAGGGCGGCCTCGATCCCGGGAACGCCCTTGGCCGTGCCCATGCCGGACGCCGGCACGGGTTCGGCCACCGTGCGGATGCGGGCATGCGGATGGAAGGTCTTGAGGGTGGCCTTCCAGTCGGCCCAACCGGTGAAAAAGGAATCTCCCGGACGCACCCGGCCCTGGCCGGTCAATTTGCTTCCACGCAGGATCTGGTAAGCCACCATACCTCCCTCCACCGGGGCCATGCGCATGACCGGTGATCCGCCGCGGTCTTCCTCCCATTTGCCCGTCAAGGTCACCAGCATCGCCGGATTGTCGGGCCGGTCCCCGTCAGACACCGGCTTGCCATCGACCATGCGCAGATTGGCCCAGTATTGTGCAAGGTGGATGCGGAATCCGGATTCCGGGTCGTTGAAAGGACGGTCCAGTATCTCGCCCAACGGCTTGGTTTCGCTCCTCCCCCCGGGGTGGACGATCAGGACCCGCCCTTCGCCAGTTGCTCCCACCTCGAGGCGGAATTGGAACCCGGTGGCCTTGCCCAGGGTGTTGTGCCAGACCGGTTGGTCAGGCATGCGTGCGAAAACCATGTGGGTTTCGCGGAATTCTTTCGCCGCCTTGGCCGCCGGGCGGGCCACGGCGGGAAGTTTCTCCACCCATTCGATGCGGGCACGGCCGAAAAGATCGTAGCTGCGCGTCTCCACCGGAGCGAGCGCCAACGGGATGTGCAGGGTCTGGTTCATCATGGCGGTGGCCATCTCCAGTTCAATCCCCGCCGGTCCCGTTCCAGATGGGTCGGCCTCGACCACCGCCCGCACGGAAAGGTTTTCGGAGTAGTCCCGCACCTCCACTGCCAGGTCGGAATCGGGCACGGGCATGGTGCGCGGACGATCCGGGCGCGGTACCCGCACTACCACCGGCAGGGGAGCCTCGTACATCAGTCCCGAACCCGGACTCTCCACCAGGAACACCGTCTCGTCGACCACGAGCATGCCGGTCGGTTCCCCTCCTTTTTTCAAGGTTGTCGTGCCTTCATAACCAAAATGGCGCCCGATGACCGCACCTGCCAGCATGAGGATGATCCCGGCATGGGTGACCACAAATCCCGTGTGCTTGGCCTGCCAGGGCCAGCGGGTCAGGGCCGCACAGGCCAGGTTGACCACCAGCAGGGCCAGCCATAGCGAGAACCAGGGGTTGTCGTAGATGTAATACTTCGCCACCTTGATGTTGAACTTCGACTCGGCAAAGGTGGCGGCGGCGCAGGCCAACGCCACCGTGAGCAACAGGAAGACTGCAAGCTTGAGCGAACCGAGGGCGTGGATGGCACGCCAGAATTCCGAGCGTTGCTGGCGCTCGCGCACCAAGTGGCGGTGTGCGGTCTCGTTCATGAGGATGCCCTTTCCCGTGTTTCGTCCCAAAGCCTGGGCCCGCAGACCACCAGCATGGCCAGGAACATCCCCGCCGTCATGGCAGAGAACGAGGCCAGCAGTTGCCATTGTGGACGGCCCGGGAACCAACCCATGACCGCCCAGGCCCCCCCTTGCATGCCCAACCACATGAAGGCCAGGCAAACCAACCAGAGCCAGTCCCAATGACGTGGTTTGGAACGGTGTCGCGCATCCCACCAGAATCCCGGCAAGGCCCCCGCCACCATGCCCAGATGCATCCAGCCAGGGGTACCTTTGAGAACCTCGACAAAATGCCCCGGGCTGCAGCCGCACAAGCACAGACCATCGCGGACCGCCGGCCCCCAACCCGCATCCCCCCACCATCCCGCGAGCATGCCCGCGTTGCCCGCAACGACCATGATGACAAAGGCCGTCCGAAAGGGATGGTTCAGCCAGTGCTGGCGTTGGCTCCAAAGAAGCAACCCGGCCAGCAGGAATCCTCCCAGCAGAGCAGTGGCCCAAAGACCCGTGTATCCACCCAAATAAACCAGTGCCGCCCCTTGGATCGACAAAGCCCCCGCCGCAAACATGGCCGCCAGACGTTGCCGCCGGAAATTCTCCCCCCCGATGCGTTTGTCTTGTCGCACCGGTTTTTCGCCAGACTCCGTATCCTCCAAGCCCAAGAGGGCACGGCTCGAAACGGTCAGGCTGGAAGCCAACATCAGCACCGCCGCAGCCACGGGATGAAGCCAGCCGGCCATGGCCAGACCAATGCCCAAGAAATTGTAGACGGCGGCGATGGCCAAGTTTTGGCGGATTCTCCGGACCACCCGTCGGGACATCCGGATCGCCTCCGCCAAACGTCCCAGATCGTTGCCGAACATCTCGGCATCAGCCGTTTCACGACCCAGAGCGGATCCCGAGACCAGGGCCACGCTGGCTTGGGCCGCAGCCATGGCCGGCGCATCATTCACCCCATCGCCCACCAGGAGCACTTTGTGTCCTTGCTCCTGCCATTCGCGCACCAACGAGGCTTTATCTTCCGCACTCAATCCGGCATGGACTGCGGTAAGACCGAGGGCCTCTGCAGCACCGGGCCGGTCCCCCGTCATGACAGCCACCCCGACCCCGAGTGCACGCAGGTCGGCCAACACCCCGGGCGCGGATGCCCGCAGATTCTCCCGCAACAAGGCCAAGCCAGCCAGCACGCCATTGCGTCGGATGACCACCCAGCGACACGCCTGAAGTCCGGGGGAAGATAGCGCTTCTTTCCATTCATCCACCAACCTGGAATCCCCGGGTTGCAGAAGGGTCTCATTGCCCAGTTCCACTTCCTGGATGCCTTGCGGCGTCACCACCCGAGCAGCGACTCCACAAGCGGGCATGACCCGTACCCCGCCCTCGACGACGACCCCCTTGGATTTCGGCCAGACGCGGAAGGCCCGGGCAACCGGATGGTCCATATGGTCCTGGATTGCCGCCACTTCCGCCTCCAGCAGTCGCCGGTCGGTCCCCGGTGCCGACACCCAATCGACCACTTGCAAATGTTCCTCGCTGAGCGTCCCGGTTTTGTCGAAAACCACCCGGTCAATTCCAGCCAGTCGCTCCACGAAGTCGCCGCGGCGAGGCACCAAACCCTGGCGGGCCAGGCGGTTGGCCGCCCCCCAAAGGGCGATGGGTGTGGCCAAACCCAGGGCACAGGGACAGGCCACCACCAACACCGCCAGACCCCGGAAAAGGCCGGTGGTCCAATCCAGTTGCCAGGCCCAGAACCCCCCGGTCAACAAGGCCAGCACAAGGACCACCGGCAGGAACCAGGCCACCACACGGTCTGCCTCACGTTGCAATGGAGAAACGAGGGACAATGTGGCCTCGACCGAACCCAGAAGACGGTCGATCTCGCGGTTGTGACCATCGTGTTGGGCACGGACGATCAGGGCGGCGTCGATCACTTGGCCGCCCGCCCGGACGAGGTCGCCCGCACGCCTGACCATGGGAAAAGGTTCCCCGTTCAGGGGGGTTTCGCTGACCCATGCCGTTCCCTCCTCGACCTGACCGTCCACCGGCACCCCCGAACCGGCCCGAACGCGGACCCGGTCGCCCCGGGAGATCGCGGCCACCGGGACGGTCTCCTCCCCGTCCCGGTCATCCAAGCGCACACAGGTGTCAAAGTCGCGTCTCAGCCCCGAGGCCGCAGCCAGGACATGGCGGCGTTGGCGTTCACCCACCAGGCGCCCCAGGCTGTAAATGGCCAGGAGGACCGATACGACTTCGTAGTAAACACTGCCCGTGCGCGTCAGGGAGCTGACCACCGAGGCCCCGAAGGCGGCCAGCACTCCGGCCAGGAAAAATTGTTCGATGGCGGCCCGTCCCCGCCGCGCCTGCGACCAGGCCGTGCGGGCCATGGGGAGGCCGACCAGGAGAAAAACCGCCAATGCCGCCAACGCCAACAAGCCGTGAAGGATGAGATAACTCGCGCTTTCCGGGCGGTCGAGGTTGACCGCCAGACTGAACACCATCGATTGCCCGGCGATCAAAGCTGCCAGACCGAGGCGTAGCCAGTGGCGGGCCTGTTCCTTGCGGTCCTCTACGCAATGCCCCTGCATGGGAGAGACCGGAGTGCCGCAACAAGAGGACATGGCCTGCCAAATTAGCCGAGTACACCCACAACTCAAGTGCATCCGGGGTATTAGAATTACGCCGTCGCCTCCTGCCCAACTACTGGCCCCGGCCAAGTTGCAGTTGCTATCGCCCCCCTCTCACGGTAACCCTGTTCGATGCCAGAACCTGTGCGCATCCATCAAGGCAAGGTGCGTGACGTCTATCGCTGGGAGGATCGCATCCTCCTCGTGGCCAGCGACCGGATTTCGGCCTTCGACGTCATCCTCCCCACGACCATTCCCGGCAAGGGGGCCATCCTGACCCAATTGTCGCGGTTCTGGTTCGACCGCTTCCAGAACCGAGTTCCGCACCATGTCATCGGCTACGAACTTCCCGAGGAAATCATGCCGAACGCCTGGCATCACCGGCTCACCGTCTGCAGGCAGGCCAAGACCGTTCCGATGGAATGTGTGGTCCGCGGCTATCTTTCCGGATCGGGCTGGAAGGACTACCAACAGAGCGGACGTATCCAAGGCCTGACCCTGCCCGCGGGTCTGGTCGAATCCGAACGGCTGCCCGAACCCCTCTTCACCCCGACGACCAAGGCCGCCGCCGGTCACGACCAACCCCTGACCGAAACCGAAGCCAGGAATCTCGTCGGTGACGAACTTTATCATACCCTCCGTGATCGTTCATTGGCCCTTTACCAAGACGCCCACGCTTATGCCATCGAGCGGGGCATCATCATCGCCGACACGAAGTTTGAATTCGGCCACACCCCGGAGGGTGAGCTTCTGCTGATCGATGAGTGCCTGACCCCGGACAGCAGCCGCTTCTGGCCCTTGCTCAACTACCAACCCGGTCGCTCCCAACCGAGCTTTGACAAGCAATTCGTCCGCGACTACCTCCTCACCCTCAAGGACTGGAACCAGCAACCGCCGGGCCCGGATTTGCCGCGTGAAATCGTCTCCGGTACCCAGGCCAAATACCGTGAGGCCTTTGCCATCCTGACCGGCCGGCCGCTCGACTTTTCCGCCAACGGCTGAATCGGGGGACGGTTGCCGCAACATGACCGACCGCAATGACCTGGAGGCCTGCCTGGCTTGGCTGGCGATGGAGCGGGGCCACGCACCCAACACCCAGATCATGCACCGGATCGTCTTGGAACGTTTCCATCAATGGATGGATCGCCAACACCCGGGCACCGGTTGGGAGAGTCTCGGAACCGCTCACCTTCAGGACTATCTGGCCGAGCAGAAAAAAAGACGCCACGCCTCACCCGCCACACAAAAGATCGAGGTGGTGGCTTTGAGGAATTTTCTCCGGCACCTCCACCGGGAGAAAAAAATCCCGCGCGACCTTTCCTCCCTCCTCGAGCTGCCCAAAGTCCCGGCCAAGCTGCCGGAGACCCTGGACGAGACCGAAATCGACACCCTCCTGAAAGTGGAATGGCCCGCCGGGCCGCTCGGCCTGCGCAACCGGGCGGTATTGGAGACCTTTTATGCCAGCGGCATGCGGGTGGGTGAACTGGTCATCCTCCGGCTTGAATGGCTGGATTTGGATGAAGGAACGGCCCGGGTCGTCGGCAAGGGCAACAAGGAACGGCTGGTCCTGCTGGGCAGCCGGGCCATCGAGGTTCTCCGCGCCTACCTCAAGGACGGTCGTCCGGCCTTGGTGGCCTCGCGCACAGGAGGGGAGGTCTTCCTCGGGCGCCACGGGCGGAAGTTGACCCCGGCCCGGATCTGGGGGATCGTCAAGGAAGCCATGCGACGGGCCGACATCCGCAAGAACATCTATCCGCACCTCCTGCGCCACTCCTTCGCCACCCATCTCCTGACCCACGGTGCGGATCTGCGCATCATCCAGGAACTGCTCGGCCACGCCCAACTGGCCACCACCGAAATCTACACCCACGTCGACCAGGCCCGTCTGCGATCGGTCCACCGCACCTTCCATCCCCGCTCGCGCCATGAAAACTGACCCACCCAATCTGGATCCCTTGCAGGAGGCCCTGGGCTACCGCTTCCAGGATGCCTCCCTGCTTCGCATGGCCTTGACCCATCCATCGGTCCGGCACGAGGCTCCACGCCGGGGCATGGACAACCAGAGGTTGGAATTTCTCGGCGACGCCGTGCTGCAATTGGCGCTTTCCGAAATGTTGTATAAGAAATTCCCCCGCTGGGACGAAGGCCGGCTCACCCGGCTGCGGGCTCGCCTGGTCAATCGCACGGCCTTGGAAACGGTGGCCAAAAGGTACGACCTCGGGAACCACCTCATCCTCGGCCGGGGGGAATTGAAAAACCAAGGTCGCTCCAGAAGTTCGAATCTGGCTGACGCTTTCGAAGCCGTGCTCGGGGCCATCTTCCTCGATGGTGGGTACAGCCTGGCCTTGGCCTGGATCGAGGCCTCTTTATCGGCTTGGATCGAGGCCGAAGCCCGGGCTCCGGACGATTTCAATGCCAAAGGCGCCCTGCAGGAATGGCTCCAGGCTTCGGGCAAGACAACCCCGGAATACCAATTGCTGGAAGAATCCGGTCCGGACCATGAGAAACAATATGTCGTTTCCTGCCGCTCCGAAGGATTGGAAATCGGCCGAGGAACGGGCACGAGCAAAAAAGCGGCCGAAGCTTCTTCCGCCGCCAACGCCCTGGAAAACCTTAAGGGCCTCCCAATGCCCTGATCAGAAGAGGCGTTTGATGCCCAGGCTGAACAGATGTTGTTCGAACATGCCGAAATCAGTCTGGCCGGCCCCGTTCATATCGAGGTCGAAATCGTCGGTGATGAGCCATTTGTACTCCGCGAACACGGCCCAGTCAGGATGGAAAAGGTACTCGGCACCTCCAACCATTTGGTAAGCCAGATTCGCCTCGTCCTGATCTCCATTGATCGCTGAACCGGATGTATGGGTCAGAGCTATCCCGACTCCGGGACCAGCGTAAAAGCCGGCCTTGCCCACCTTTGCCTTCAGGAAGGCATTGAACATGAAGTAACCGGCATCGATGGAAAAATCACGAGCGACCCCACCAATCGTGGCCTCGGATTCGTTGCGCAAGTAGAACACCTCGGCCTCGAGAGCGCCAGCCAGGCGGAGTCCGATACCGCCGGTCTCGGTCTGGAATTGCTCGATGGGCTCGTTGTCGAAAGGATACACGTAACCCAATTTGAGACCGCCAACCGGAGCGATATCGCCGGAGAGAGAAAGTCCCGGGGCATTCACATCGTTATCTTGGGCAATATTCGCTCCCAAACTGGCTCCGATGTAATAGCCGGAGCGGTCGCGCAGCGGGGCATCCACATTGAAACGGGGCTTTTGCGCTGCCTCTGCTTCTTCCGCTGCAGCAGAAGAAACCTTGAGGCGACTTCCATTCGGTTCGGTCTTCGGTTCCGAAGTTGACGTCGTCGGAGTGGGCGCGGTATCGGCATGCCAGGGACGCGGGGCAGGTGGAGGGGCCACCTGTTGGGCTTCCAAGGAAACCACCATGCCCAAAATCAGACCAGCCGCGATGAATGGAACTTTACGGAAGTTCATAAGAGTCCACCTTTTACGAATTTAGGCGTAAAAAGTCAACCTTTATACAGATAAACCTTTAATAACGAATTTCCTGCGGATCGCGTCGCATTCCCACTCCGTATCGCATGCAGAGCCACCCCCCCAGCATTCCCCCGAGATGGGCGGAGTGGGCGATGAAGCCCGCAGCAGGTACAAACAAAAAGGCTGTGCTTAACAAGGCAAACCCCAACAGGAACCAGCCGGCCCGGAGGCGGAAGGGCAAAAACATCAAGCCCATGCGTGCCTGGGGGAAAAGCAGGGCAAAAGCGGTCACCACGCCCAGGACTGCGGCACTGGCCCCGACCATGCCCGGGTGGCCGCCTTCCGGCACTCCGCACCATTCCTGCCGGATGAATGTTTCCAGGACAAAACCGGCAGCACCGCCCAGTCCGCCGCTGAGGTAGAGCGCCCAAAAGCGTCCCCGGCCCAGCACCCCCTCCACCGCCCGCCCGAAAGGTGCCAGCGTGGTCATGTTGCACACAATGTGGAAGACCCCCACGCCTTCGAAAGGGGCGTGAATCCACATGTAGGTGAAGCAGGACCACCAACGTCCGGCCATCAGGCTTTCCCAATCCAAGGGCAGGTACAGGTGGGGCCAATCGGGAAGTTCCCACCATCTACAGGCCAGTGAACCAGCGGCCAGGAGGATGTTGATCCAAATGACTACCCGAAAGACCGGCCAAGCCGGGGAAGAACCTGCCATGGAGTCACTTCACCGGGGACAACTTGCGACCGCGCCTGCGACCCAGACGGAAGACGTTGTTCCAGGTCTTTTTGAAGGCATCCTTCGGCGTCATGTAGTTTTGTTGCAAGGCCGGACCGCGCTTGATCGCCTCCAACACCGGACGCAAGGCCAGCTCCTCGCTCTCCACCATGCTGTAAGCCACACCCAGGGCCTCCACATGGTGGGCATCACTGCCCGCCGTCATGGGCAACCCGCGACGTTGGGCATATTCGAAGGCGTAACGGTTGTAACGGCGCAGGGTCGTTGCGGCATTGAACACTTCCAGGGCATCGATCGGTAGAGCGTCCAAGACGGGCTCGCGGATGCCGGCACGGAAGAGGTCGTAGGGATGGGGCGGGATGGCCAACCCGCCCGCCTGGTGGATCAGGGCCACGGCTTCGGCGGCACTGATGCCTTTGAGATCGGGCAGATGGACACCGAGTGCCAGAAGATGGCCGGCGGAGGTGGTGATTTCCTGGCCCGGAATGATCAGCAATCCATCCACGGCCTGCCCATCTTCGCGCATGTGCCCATGCTGCAGGAAGTAGTCGACGCAAGCACAGGTGTTGTGGTCGGTGATGGCAAAACCATGGAGTCCCAACCGCCTGGCCTGGATGACCATGTCCTCGGGATCCGAGACGCCGTCGGCGGAAAACCGCGAATGGGTATGGAGGTCGATGTTGAAGGTCACCGGCCCCATTTAACCGCGAAGCGGCGAATTGCGCCAAGGAATAAATCCGGGGAAAGAACGTTCCGGACTACAAACCCGAACCGGGCTCGGCCTTGCGGATTTCAATGT containing:
- a CDS encoding outer membrane beta-barrel protein, with the protein product MNFRKVPFIAAGLILGMVVSLEAQQVAPPPAPRPWHADTAPTPTTSTSEPKTEPNGSRLKVSSAAAEEAEAAQKPRFNVDAPLRDRSGYYIGASLGANIAQDNDVNAPGLSLSGDIAPVGGLKLGYVYPFDNEPIEQFQTETGGIGLRLAGALEAEVFYLRNESEATIGGVARDFSIDAGYFMFNAFLKAKVGKAGFYAGPGVGIALTHTSGSAINGDQDEANLAYQMVGGAEYLFHPDWAVFAEYKWLITDDFDLDMNGAGQTDFGMFEQHLFSLGIKRLF
- a CDS encoding phosphoribosylaminoimidazolesuccinocarboxamide synthase, whose translation is MPEPVRIHQGKVRDVYRWEDRILLVASDRISAFDVILPTTIPGKGAILTQLSRFWFDRFQNRVPHHVIGYELPEEIMPNAWHHRLTVCRQAKTVPMECVVRGYLSGSGWKDYQQSGRIQGLTLPAGLVESERLPEPLFTPTTKAAAGHDQPLTETEARNLVGDELYHTLRDRSLALYQDAHAYAIERGIIIADTKFEFGHTPEGELLLIDECLTPDSSRFWPLLNYQPGRSQPSFDKQFVRDYLLTLKDWNQQPPGPDLPREIVSGTQAKYREAFAILTGRPLDFSANG
- the ccsA gene encoding cytochrome c biogenesis protein CcsA; this translates as MKTNILSPIGLLLCLALSAPAADSARPSLPSSLPLRVLEEMPIQHGGRKKPLFAYAVDQWRAISGSTHWEDPAGEGGRWTAMQVVVDAWLHPERWTSRPVILMDYIPLKKALGYTGNDLDRRHFSFEELTSNKLLASMAAEAAAVRRKNAQATLTRDQQAANQVAGRINLMEEILSGSAFRWIPDPKKREGTWATLENAGDHYPLETLRPLMESFQALVRAYDGTDAVQWESSVRDFEARVAGLSPEHYPTAGIIHLEWLYKKGRPVTWAWIVYVLAFVVLVATPSWGRHLGYGAGWLLAGLGMLLQTSGLVLRVLVSGRPPVTNMYETVIWVAYIVVVTALVFELIYRGRYFLLGALPVAVLSLILADTQPTILDGSIQPLVPVLRHNFWLVVHVLTIVSSYAPLALALGVSHIALGKLILGRKVEPQLHQYIYRCLQIGVFLIGTGTILGGVWANYSWGRFWGWDPKETWALIAFLCYLAILHGRIAGWWGGFGLAVGSILAFQSVVMAWYGVNFILGKGLHSYGFGTGGFPMVAGFVLLEAAFLGLAFWCRYSRSRAGNLAD
- a CDS encoding rhomboid family intramembrane serine protease, encoding MAGSSPAWPVFRVVIWINILLAAGSLACRWWELPDWPHLYLPLDWESLMAGRWWSCFTYMWIHAPFEGVGVFHIVCNMTTLAPFGRAVEGVLGRGRFWALYLSGGLGGAAGFVLETFIRQEWCGVPEGGHPGMVGASAAVLGVVTAFALLFPQARMGLMFLPFRLRAGWFLLGFALLSTAFLFVPAAGFIAHSAHLGGMLGGWLCMRYGVGMRRDPQEIRY
- a CDS encoding cation-translocating P-type ATPase, whose amino-acid sequence is MSSCCGTPVSPMQGHCVEDRKEQARHWLRLGLAALIAGQSMVFSLAVNLDRPESASYLILHGLLALAALAVFLLVGLPMARTAWSQARRGRAAIEQFFLAGVLAAFGASVVSSLTRTGSVYYEVVSVLLAIYSLGRLVGERQRRHVLAAASGLRRDFDTCVRLDDRDGEETVPVAAISRGDRVRVRAGSGVPVDGQVEEGTAWVSETPLNGEPFPMVRRAGDLVRAGGQVIDAALIVRAQHDGHNREIDRLLGSVEATLSLVSPLQREADRVVAWFLPVVLVLALLTGGFWAWQLDWTTGLFRGLAVLVVACPCALGLATPIALWGAANRLARQGLVPRRGDFVERLAGIDRVVFDKTGTLSEEHLQVVDWVSAPGTDRRLLEAEVAAIQDHMDHPVARAFRVWPKSKGVVVEGGVRVMPACGVAARVVTPQGIQEVELGNETLLQPGDSRLVDEWKEALSSPGLQACRWVVIRRNGVLAGLALLRENLRASAPGVLADLRALGVGVAVMTGDRPGAAEALGLTAVHAGLSAEDKASLVREWQEQGHKVLLVGDGVNDAPAMAAAQASVALVSGSALGRETADAEMFGNDLGRLAEAIRMSRRVVRRIRQNLAIAAVYNFLGIGLAMAGWLHPVAAAVLMLASSLTVSSRALLGLEDTESGEKPVRQDKRIGGENFRRQRLAAMFAAGALSIQGAALVYLGGYTGLWATALLGGFLLAGLLLWSQRQHWLNHPFRTAFVIMVVAGNAGMLAGWWGDAGWGPAVRDGLCLCGCSPGHFVEVLKGTPGWMHLGMVAGALPGFWWDARHRSKPRHWDWLWLVCLAFMWLGMQGGAWAVMGWFPGRPQWQLLASFSAMTAGMFLAMLVVCGPRLWDETRERASS
- the rnc gene encoding ribonuclease III codes for the protein MKTDPPNLDPLQEALGYRFQDASLLRMALTHPSVRHEAPRRGMDNQRLEFLGDAVLQLALSEMLYKKFPRWDEGRLTRLRARLVNRTALETVAKRYDLGNHLILGRGELKNQGRSRSSNLADAFEAVLGAIFLDGGYSLALAWIEASLSAWIEAEARAPDDFNAKGALQEWLQASGKTTPEYQLLEESGPDHEKQYVVSCRSEGLEIGRGTGTSKKAAEASSAANALENLKGLPMP
- a CDS encoding tyrosine recombinase; this encodes MTDRNDLEACLAWLAMERGHAPNTQIMHRIVLERFHQWMDRQHPGTGWESLGTAHLQDYLAEQKKRRHASPATQKIEVVALRNFLRHLHREKKIPRDLSSLLELPKVPAKLPETLDETEIDTLLKVEWPAGPLGLRNRAVLETFYASGMRVGELVILRLEWLDLDEGTARVVGKGNKERLVLLGSRAIEVLRAYLKDGRPALVASRTGGEVFLGRHGRKLTPARIWGIVKEAMRRADIRKNIYPHLLRHSFATHLLTHGADLRIIQELLGHAQLATTEIYTHVDQARLRSVHRTFHPRSRHEN
- a CDS encoding glycosyltransferase, whose protein sequence is MISVVLPAYNEADQLPQTLGSIHQAFQALAQPVPYEIVVCDNNSTDDTRQVAEAHGARVVFEPHNQIARARNTGARLSTGEWLIFLDADTRLPASLLAEMWDGIAEGRFHGGGAPVRFDTARLRPGPALVLALWNTVSRLAKLAAGSFIFCRRADWELIGGFDETFYAGEELQFSAKMKKHLAQNQRKFAILSTSVPTSARKIEWNSDWQLLRLIPLAFQPSAWKKRESCGFWYQRPPVE